The nucleotide sequence ATTTTGGAATGATTCCTAGTATATGTACTTTGAACACTGACTATAACTTCTTCTAAGAAAATGGTAATTAAATAGTTCGTAGAATTATTTCGAGTTCACAGAAAATTCGTTCTCAAATATCAGGTTATTATCCCAATACGTAACCTTAAACAGGAAACTTCAATTATATCAGGTTCTTATTACCATCAACGTCGTAGTATTTGTGacacatacagtatatacatatcTAGCGGGGTCAGCTTTCGTGTAGTTCTCGGTGTATGTGTGCAAGCCAAGTGTCAGTCTGTAAACGTTGCTTAGAGACAAGAAAGGGTTGCGTATATTCGTTACGTTGCGTAACTTAAAATACATCAATCATACTGGTCCGACAATTGCTGGAAGTGAAGTAACGTTCATACTGTACTGACGTGATATTCGGAAAATGGCATGCTCATACATACTGTATTCCCTGGTGGTGGGTTTTAGTCTTGTTATGTCCCAAGATACATCAGGTTCACCACAGGTAAGTAAGCCTTCTAGTTTTGGCTCTATCACACTGTGACAACGTAACTGCAGACGGGCATTTGAATTGGTGCATAGACTAGGTTCAGCCAGGAACAATGTTTAGAAAACGTGACTTTCAGACAATGACCAAAACCAAATATGCAGATAAGATGATCCTAAATTGTCTACCTTTGCTTTTCATATTTTAACGTGAAATTCTCGAGAGAAAAAAAGGattgtaatactaatagaatAAACTCATGGAACCAATGTTGGTCTTTTGTCAATCCAATTAATTGCCCCTCCCTTTTTTTTACAAGGAATTCGGAGTTGTTCTCAGCCCGGAAATCAAAGGACAAGTGAGATTTTAAACTCATGACGACACGTTCGACATCGGGTCAAACTGTCAATGACATCACCattaaataaaaacatgacGTTAAAGGATCGTATTGCAATTGATTCCCATGTTAGGGGGTCTATAACCTGCTACTCTGGCAATAATTCAGACCACAGACAACAGAACTCGATCttaacattaatattaatgaaCACATCAGGAACGAACACTAGTATTTTTGGATAACATCAccagtgttgtgtttttttcccCATCAGAATTTAAATTGATTTACTGCTACTATACTATGTCACCGTGCACCCGtacaaaatttcaaactttttgtttatttacaacaACTTCTGCAAGTCTGTCGTGTtctcaatgtaaaatgtaactggGTACAAGCCCCCTCAGCCTGAGACATTTTCTCCAATTGTATTGCAAGAAGCCACATTTTACATGATTTCTATTGCTATTTTTTTGTCATCTGATATAATTCTAGGAATCCTAAAGACTTTACGATTCTAAGAACTCCACATATACACAGCTGTCCGACATAATTCTAGGAAAAAGTACACGGTGGATGTAGTGTGTACTGGACACCAAGTTTTAATAGTTTATTGGAAAAACACTTCTTCTTTAATAGGTTTCAGTGACGCTATTCTTCTCTTTTGTGGTGTTATAAATCCTAGGCCTGTAATACTGTCACTTTGATCATTTCCAGTATTCTTCCAATCCCTGTCTATCTTCTCCCGCTGGTATTCCCGGTATTCCTGGTACTGCTGGTAGTCCTGGAAGAGATGGCCGGGATGGATTCAAAGGTGACAAGGGTGATGAGGGTCCAGCTGGTCCTAAGGGAGATAGCGGGGAGAATGGATTGCCATTTATCCCAAATATCAAACAGTGTGCATGGAGCAATATTAATGATGACCGTGACAATGGACTTATCAAGGTACACATTTTCGTCGTTGCTATGGTATCTAGATTGTATGTACCGATAGAAAATGCCTCGGTTCAAGTTTGACAATGAGCACTGACTCAACACAGCATTCAACTGCGGATCTACGAGTGTTTATATCAGGACTTATAACAACAGCAGCTAACCAAGAAAACCGTTATCAGTACTAATTCGATATTACATCGTGATGCTCAGAAAGGTATACTGTATAAAGATTTGTGAGAGATCCAAATAGACCGATATCTCACAACAAACAACGAAAAAGTAACTCAAATAATATAAttggaatgttttaattttaggAGTGTAGATTCACCAAAAAAGCCAGTGCTACAGCTCTACGTGTTTTGTGGAATGGTAACTTCCGTGCTTTGTCGTCTGGTGCCAGCTGTACTCGTTGGTACTTTACATTTGATGGCAGTGAGTGCAATAATCCCTTACCAATAGATACG is from Glandiceps talaboti chromosome 1, keGlaTala1.1, whole genome shotgun sequence and encodes:
- the LOC144439682 gene encoding collagen triple helix repeat-containing protein 1-like, whose protein sequence is MACSYILYSLVVGFSLVMSQDTSGSPQYSSNPCLSSPAGIPGIPGTAGSPGRDGRDGFKGDKGDEGPAGPKGDSGENGLPFIPNIKQCAWSNINDDRDNGLIKECRFTKKASATALRVLWNGNFRALSSGASCTRWYFTFDGSECNNPLPIDTVIHTHNSHNMHFGSSVEGLCFGIPAGRVDVEFRLATGCHGYPAADAYTGWASVSRMIIEEVPMVN